A region of the Equus quagga isolate Etosha38 chromosome 11, UCLA_HA_Equagga_1.0, whole genome shotgun sequence genome:
CCCGCTCTGACCCTCCCCATGTCTGTACAGGGAGAGAAGATACATGAGGACATTTTTGACATCATAGACCGGGAGGCAGATGGCAGTGACAGTCTAGAGGTGAGTGTCTCTGGAATGGTAGTGGGAGCTGACATAGGGAAGGCTCAGCAACACCCTTTAGAAGCCTCTGTTGGGTACAAGACCCACCCATGTATGCTTTGCACTGGACATATGTCTTGCTGGAAACAAAGCAGAATCTCCTAGGCTGTATATGTTGGGAGGGAAGTGGAGGAGAGGGCTTGGGAAGATCAGAGTCCAAGAAATTGTGGGATGGTTCCAGTATGAAATCCTCACACTGGATACCTAGGTGCTGCCTGCCCCTTCCTCATGCAGGGCTTCGTGCTGTGTCACTCCATCGCTGGGGGGACAGGCTCTGGCCTGGGGTCCTACCTCTTAGAGCGGCTGAATGACAGGTAAGTCTGTTCTGAGGGGGCGGGAGGACTTGGTTTCCCAAGTGACTGGGAGGCCCTCCAGATATACCTTCCTATTCACTGGAGCAGGAAAGGGTCCTTCTGTTCCCTCCTGTAGTGAGGAAAGTCAAGATACAATGACTGAGAACCTGATCACACTTCCAGGGGTTGGAACTAGAGCCTAGAATCTGGGCTCTAGATGAAGAGACAAAGGTTCAGGGAGTATGACCAGTTTGGAGTTGGAACCCTAGATCCTGAGATGTCTTTCTGCCCTTCCTCCTTTGAGGTTACGAACTTTCAGAAGTCAAGTCTCCCTTCTCCCTGTGGCCCCATACCAATTTCCCCATCCAGAATTACTGCTTCCAGACAGTTGCTGGGAGCCCCATGTTCACCAGGCTGCCATTCTGTTGCCCTGACCCTCTTCTCCCAACCCCCACCAGGTACCCCAAGAAGCTGGTACAGACATACTCAGTGTTTCCCAACCAGGACGAGATGAGCGATGTGGTGGTCCAGCCCTACAACTCACTGCTCACACTCAAGAGGCTGACCCAGAATGCAGACTGTGTGGTGAGTCCTGGATTCTACCATTCCCTACCCCCAACCCCCGtctatttcatcattttcacACATTTAAAAAGTCCATTTTGAGTCCTCCTGGGCCCCAGTCCTGTGCGAGTCTCTTCTGGATGGGTCTTTCTGGCTGTGAAGCTCAAGGGAAATTAAGCTTCAGAATCCAGGCTCAGGGAGAGCTCTTGTTCTTTCTATCTCCATAAGTCTGCCACCCTCTTCTGTCCCCCCAGGTGGTGCTGGACAACACAGCCCTGAACCGGATCGCCACAGACCGCCTGCACATCCAGAACCCCTCCTTCTCCCAGATCAACCAGCTGGTGAGCCCCCACTCCCGGACTCCTTTGGAATAGAACCCTTCCTTGCTGGGGTGCCATCTGGGGAAGGGAGGCCCCCCAGGCCAAGGCGCATGACATGGCACCCCTGTCCCCAGGTGTCCACCATCATGTCGGCCAGCACCACCACCCTGCGTTACCCCGGCTACATGAACAACGACCTCATCGGCCTCATTGCCTCGCTCATTCCCACACCGCGGCTCCACTTCCTCATGACCGGCTACACCCCCCTCACCACGGACCAGTCAGTAAGAGCGGCCCTCAGTGTGTCaggccaggctggccctgggcccaGCAGGCCCTCAGCtggcctttctcttctccctgtggcCCCAGGAACTGCCTTTTGCGGCCCCCAGAGGCTCTGCACTCAGGGACTGGCCCAGGCTGTAAGACTTCCTTGCTGACTTGCTCTCCCCTTCCCTCGGCCTTTGGCTCCCTGCAGGGCGTGGGCTGTACGGGGTCTGCTTCTGCTCCTGCACAGGGCCATGAGCTTGCTGAGCTGAGGAGGGCTAAGATTCCTGATCCCACAGCAGAGGCTCAGTATAGACCTGAATCGAAGGACACTCCCCAAAGAGACCATACTACCCTGAGTCTGGTGGGGGACTTGTGTTGTCTGCTTCTCTCTGGACTGTGCCCTGAGTGCTGGCCTTGCCCCTGTGGCCCACTCTCCCCTCAGGTGGCCAGCGTGAGGAAGACCACGGTCCTGGATGTCATGAGGCGGCTGCTGCAGCCCAAGAACGTGATGGTGTCCACAGGCCGAGATCGCCAGACCAACCACTGCTACATCGCCATCCTCAACATCATCCAGGGGGAGGTGGACCCCACCCAGGTAGGGGAGGCCCCTTCATTCCACCCCCGGAACCcacaggggcagaggggaggctaCTGTCATCGTGCCTGTGCCCTCCCCAGGTCCACAAGAGCCTGCAGAGGATCCGGGAACGGAAGTTGGCCAACTTCATCCCCTGGGGCCCAGCCAGCATCCAGGTGGCCCTGTCAAGGAAGTCTCCCTACCTGCCCTCAGCCCATCGAGTCAGTGGGCTCATGATGGCCAACCACACCAGCATCTCCTCGGTGAGTCTCACAGTTTGCACCTATTTTCCCATAATCATTTTCCTGGTTGTGCCTCACTTCTCTACGTTCCTGCTGCTCTGCTTCTGGCTTTTTACTGTGGAGACAGCCCAGCCTTGGTTCCCTGGCTCTCGGGGCCATATTGTTCCTGGAAGTTCTTTGTGACCCCTGCTTTCTGCACACCCCAAGCTCTTTGAGCGGACCTGTCGCCAGTATGACAAGCTGCGAAAGCGGGAGGCCTTCCTGGAGCAGTTCCGCAAGGAGGACATCTTCAAGGAGAACTTTGACGAGCTGGACACATCCAGGGAGA
Encoded here:
- the TUBG1 gene encoding tubulin gamma-1 chain isoform X2, producing the protein MPREIITLQLGQCGNQIGFEFWKQLCAEHGISPEGIVEEFATEGTDRKDVFFYQADDEHYIPRAVLLDLEPRVIHSILNSPYAKLYNPENIYLSEHGGGAGNNWASGFSQGEKIHEDIFDIIDREADGSDSLEGFVLCHSIAGGTGSGLGSYLLERLNDRYPKKLVQTYSVFPNQDEMSDVVVQPYNSLLTLKRLTQNADCVVVLDNTALNRIATDRLHIQNPSFSQINQLVSTIMSASTTTLRYPGYMNNDLIGLIASLIPTPRLHFLMTGYTPLTTDQSVASVRKTTVLDVMRRLLQPKNVMVSTGRDRQTNHCYIAILNIIQGEVDPTQVHKSLQRIRERKLANFIPWGPASIQVALSRKSPYLPSAHRVSGLMMANHTSISSLFERTCRQYDKLRKREAFLEQFRKEDIFKENFDELDTSREIVQQLIDEYHAATRPDYISWGTQEQ
- the TUBG1 gene encoding tubulin gamma-1 chain isoform X1; translation: MPREIITLQLGQCGNQIGFEFWKQLCAEHGISPEGIVEEFATEGTDRKDVFFYQADDEHYIPRAVLLDLEPRVIHSILNSPYAKLYNPENIYLSEHGGGAGNNWASGFSQGEKIHEDIFDIIDREADGSDSLEGFVLCHSIAGGTGSGLGSYLLERLNDRYPKKLVQTYSVFPNQDEMSDVVVQPYNSLLTLKRLTQNADCVVVLDNTALNRIATDRLHIQNPSFSQINQLVSTIMSASTTTLRYPGYMNNDLIGLIASLIPTPRLHFLMTGYTPLTTDQSVASVRKTTVLDVMRRLLQPKNVMVSTGRDRQTNHCYIAILNIIQGEVDPTQVHKSLQRIRERKLANFIPWGPASIQVALSRKSPYLPSAHRVSGLMMANHTSISSPSLGSLALGAILFLEVLCDPCFLHTPSSLSGPVASMTSCESGRPSWSSSARRTSSRRTLTSWTHPGRSCSSSSTSIMQPHGRTTSPGAPRSSESPKTGTLICLTGWPRPCLTDHSLRAQIRDLTHLFLINTHTRTLLAWGRVYFSSYEIIYV